A genome region from Trichosurus vulpecula isolate mTriVul1 chromosome 5, mTriVul1.pri, whole genome shotgun sequence includes the following:
- the LOC118851107 gene encoding basic proline-rich protein-like translates to MELRSPDRAREVERPNPGHGRQPHPWTPRDGEWRRPALGGPLAPKSPSRGGAGGGGVRAGLGGRGSGQPSYLGTVPSAEETGGEVPRPRAAARATAVSSAPLFPFPVDPRPSGCGRERAREPGSSPARHLLRPLWKRRLAPPLPPPGPRARPRPAPPSPVTPPPRLGPAPPLPRRPLLTAVAILTLSTAFPPRSGLALGFLPLPLASLSPSLQVTCSSGSQASSPAPPAC, encoded by the coding sequence ATGGAACTCCGGTCCCCAGACCGTGCCCGGGAGGTGGAACGTCCCAACCCTGGGCACGGCCGACAACCTCATCCTTGGACTCCCCGGGACGGGGAATGGCGGCGTCCGGCTCTCGGGGGGCCGCTCGCTCCAAAGTCCCCATCCAGAggcggggctgggggagggggagtccgGGCAGGtctgggtgggaggggaagcGGCCAACCAAGTTACCTCGGGACGGTCCCGTCTGCTGAGGAGACAGGCGGCGAGGTCCCCAGGCCGCGGGCGGCAGCGAGGGCTACTGCAGTCTCCTCCGCCCCATTGTTTCCCTTCCCAGTGGATCCCCGGCCGAGCGGCTGTGGCAGGGAGCGAGCCCGGGAACCAGGAAGTTCCCCGGCGCGACACCTCCTGCGGCCGCTATGGAAACGGCGCCtcgccccccccctccctcctcccggCCCCCGGGcccggccccgccccgccccccccagccCGGTGACCCCGCCCCCTCGCCTGGGCCCGGCCCCGCCCCTGCCCCGCCGGCCGCTACTAACCGCCGTCGCCATTTTGACGCTGTCCACAGCATTTCCCCCCCGCAGTGGCCTCGCTCTCGGATTCTTACCCCTCCCTCTGGCCTCGCTTTCGCCTTCGCTGCAGGTGACGTGCAGCTCCGGGAGCCAAGCCTCCTCCCCGGCACCGCCCGCGTGCTGA